From Anopheles coluzzii chromosome 3, AcolN3, whole genome shotgun sequence, the proteins below share one genomic window:
- the LOC120954956 gene encoding receptor-type tyrosine-protein phosphatase N2, producing the protein MSNTDTSTTVAAWTTTWQRLMLAAGLLALLLSGGGTNILASAEGNIGCLFAETLCLEHLEWCYDDFAFGKCLPQYGLEPEELFRKPLEEDQSRILARMLEELQGAGLGWEHPFTQCRIQGALFAIRTNSEIPQTLCANLAPDPEILGPQSPLAFVRFTPPNEEYADEVYYPPPKKGFARQQLDLPPVELDVLPEVVQLDPRGPSAELERARLQELQRRIALGRTMKQQQQQHPPDVTDYLDMGAEVNEIEDSQLLPFKAAEGERDWAYGANKRGSTGIFRDQQAGSNDEERALKDLVDRLTPADVDPEFEYIYPKTSSFREYAKEHHIPKISNFAPENVNRLQQEAAGAAKANDPNVDKFYTHPHKALAQHARNEIPAAGNLRESAAYAPGPEAGGMYTEGGFVYVPKSGGSPGKDEARTLLDNILGFTRRERLDVKKPGPPAAPPPSSQSPSEPPKETAPSQDKAHGEEGEKRPKSKKELFAHTDDDHAPHSVDTEYAHVILKNPIDNWKDGSRIVAALAELLNMQGYFTHPRVDRHEVSFRVEANPDRKTAADVAKQINDSRFKNNLSRRLGVLVIQAGVGDKTKETDVSSQRLKRVEDGPNVTHVMAYMFAGAGAAAVIVVAMTLFLIRKHDKKKDKLGGLQSGLGGGDSSSKDYQDLCRARMAGGKTGPAGSDSPGGRITALTKEAEARPPSSRSSTSSWSEEPALTNMDISTGHMVLSYMEDHLRNKGRLQREWEALCRYEAEPSARDAALQAQCAPLNRPGAPLPYDHSRVVLNHLANAEGMDYINASTITDHDPRAPAYVAAQGPMQSTLAHFWQMVWEQGAVVLVALCRLQENGESACARYWPEEGAEVYHIYEVHLVSEHIWCDDYLVRSFYLKNLRTGETRTVTQFHFLSWPQGGVPTSAKALLDFRRKVNKSYRGRSCPIVVHSSNGSGRTGAYILLDLVLGRMNKGAREIDIAATLEHLRDQRAGLVATRQQFEFVLMAVAEEVHAILKALPQSTSGSKGSQDQEKEGNGVAPEAGGKAADKPVDK; encoded by the exons ACTTCGCCTTTGGAAAGTGTCTGCCGCAGTACGGGCTGGAGCCGGAGGAGCTGTTCCGCaagccgctggaggaggacCAGAGCCGCATCCTGGCGCGCATGCTCGAGGAGCTCCAGGGAGCCGGCCTCGGCTGGGAGCACCCGTTCACCCAGTGCCGCATCCAGGGCGCCCTCTTCGCCATCCGCACCAACTCGGAGATCCCGCAGACGCTGTGCGCTAACCTAGCGCCCGACCCGGAGATCCTAGGCCCGCAGAGTCCGCTCGCCTTCGTGCGCTTCACGCCGCCGAACGAGGAGTACGCCGACGAGGTATACTATCCGCCGCCGAAGAAGGGATTCGCCCGGCAGCAGCTCGACCTGCCGCCGGTAGAGCTCGATGTGCTGCCGGAGGTCGTTCAGCTAGATCCGCGTGGACCTTCGGCCGAACTGGAACGGGCCCGGCTGCAGGAGCTACAGCGACGGATCGCTCTCGGACGAAcgatgaagcagcagcagcagcaacatccgCCGGACGTAACGGACTACCTGGACATGGGCGCGGAGGTGAACGAGATCGAGGACAGCCAGCTGTTGCCGTTCAAGGCGGCGGAAGGTGAGCGCGATTGGGCGTACGGTGCGAACAAACGGGGCTCGACCGGTATCTTCCGCGACCAGCAGGCAGGAAGCAACGATGAGGAGCGTGCCCTGAAGGATCTCGTCGACCGGCTAACACCGGCCGATGTTGATCCGGAGTTTGAGTACATCTACCCGAAAACGTCCTCCTTCCGCGAGTACGCCAAGGAGCATCACATCCCGAAGATTTCGAACTTTGCGCCGGAAAACGTTAACCGACTGCAGCAGGAGGCGGCGGGCGCAGCGAAAGCGAACGACCCGAACGTGGACAAGTTCTACACGCATCCGCACAAAGCGCTGGCCCAGCACGCGCGGAACGAGATACCGGCGGCGGGGAATTTGCGCGAGTCGGCCGCGTACGCACCGGGACCGGAAGCGGGCGGTATGTACACGGAGGGTGGCTTCGTGTACGTGCCAAAGTCGGGCGGTAGTCCGGGCAAGGACGAGGCACGCACCCTGCTGGACAACATTCTGGGATTTACGCGTCGCGAACGGTTGGACGTGAAGAAGCCGGGACCAccggcagcaccaccaccgtccaGCCAAAGCCCGAGCGAACCACCCAAGGAGACGGCCCCGTCGCAGGATAAGGCTCACGGGGAAGAGGGGGAGAAGCGGCCCAAGTCCAAGAAGGAGCTGTTTGCCCACACGGATGACGATCATGCACCGCACTCGGTCGACACGGAGTACGCACATGTGATCCTGAAGAACCC GATCGATAACTGGAAGGATGGGTCGCGCATTGTGGCGGCGCTTGCCGAGCTGCTGAACATGCAGGGCTACTTCACGCATCCGCGTGTCGACCGGCACGAGGTTTCGTTCCGCGTGGAGGCCAATCCGGACCGCAAAACGGCCGCCGACGTCGCGAAGCAGATCAACGACAGCCGCTTCAAGAACAATCTGTCCCGCCGGCTCGGTGTGCTCGTCATACAGGCCGGCGTGGGCGACAAGACGAAGGAAACGGACGTCTCCTCCCAGCGGCTGAAGCGCGTCGAGGACGGTCCGAACGTGACGCACGTGATGGCGTACATGTTTGCCGGGGCCGGAGCGGCTGCAGTAATTGTGGTCGCGATGACACTGTTCCTCATCCGCAAGCACGACAAGAAGAAGGACAAGCTCGGCGGACTGCAGTCGGGGTTGGGCGGAGGCGATAGCTCGAGCAAAGACTATCAGGACCTGTGCCGGGCTCGGATGGCGGGTGGAAAGACGGGACCGGCCGGTTCCGATTCGCCCGGCGGACGCATTACCGCGCtgacgaaggaagcggaagcgCGACCACCGTCGTCCCGGTCGAGCACGTCCTCCTGGAGCGAGGAGCCGGCGCTAACGAACATGGACATCTCGACCGGCCACATGGTGCTGTCGTACATGGAGGACCATCTGCGCAACAAGGGTCGCTTGCAGCGAGAGTGGGAAGCGCTGTGCCGGTACGAGGCGGAACCGAGTGCACGTGATGCGGCGCTGCAGGCGCAGTGTGCCCCGCTGAACCGTCCGGGCGCCCCGCTACCGTACGACCATTCGCGCGTCGTGCTGAACCATCTGGCGAACGCGGAGGGTATGGATTACATAAACGCGTCCACCATCACCGATCATGATCCACGTGCGCCCGCGTACGTCGCTGCCCAGGGACCGATGCAGTCGACGCTGGCCCACTTCTGGCAGATGGTGTGGGAGCAGGGTGCGGTCGTGCTGGTTGCACTGTGTCGGCTGCAGGAGAACGGCGAATCGGCCTGCGCTCGCTACTGGCCGGAGGAGGGCGCCGAGGTGTACCACATCTACGAGGTGCACCTGGTCAGCGAGCACATCTGGTGCGACGACTATCTGGTGCGGTCGTTCTATCTGAAGAACCTGCGCACCGGCGAGACGCGAACCGTCACCCAGTTCCACTTCCTGTCCTGGCCGCAGGGCGGCGTGCCGACGTCCGCCAAGGCGCTGCTGGACTTTAGGCGCAAGGTGAACAAATCGTACCGCGGCCGCTCGTGCCCGATCGTCGTGCACAGCAG CAACGGATCGGGCCGTACCGGCGCCTACATTCTGCTCGACCTGGTGCTGGGTCGCATGAACAAGGGCGCACGGGAAATTGACATTGCCGCCACGCTGGAGCATCTGCGCGATCAGCGGGCCGGACTGGTGGCGACCAGGCAGCAGTTCGAGTTTGTGCTGATGGCCGTCGCGGAGGAGGTGCACGCCATCCTGAAGGCGCTGCCCCAGTCCACCAGCGGCAGCAAGGGCTCGCAGGATCAGGAGAAGGAGGGCAACGGGGTCGCCCCAGAGGCAGGTGGCAAAGCCGCCGACAAACCCGTGGACAAATGA
- the LOC120955980 gene encoding short-chain dehydrogenase/reductase family 16C member 6, which yields MVLRMRDMLYENPLDHFLSLLIDLLIFFAKSIYYTLETIVLTLTPYQFRKLKDVSGQVVLITGGGGGVGRQLALNFARLRARVVIWDINKDALQGTVDALEAEGYRCRAYLVDISERERVYEAAKKVKQEVGNVQVLINNAGIVACRTLWDLSDKAIESTYAVNILSHYWTTRAFLPEMMNGNSGHIVTVSSVTGLLGTYGCTDYSATKFACVGFHESLYSELKTHGYDNIHMTLVCPYYINTGMFAGCKPRLFPMLEPKYVADSMVRSILKNEVNCTLPDHVRMFLPLKCLLPAKMCWELMYRVVKGPESMMGFRGRGKATAG from the exons ATGGTGCTACGAATGCGTGACATGCTGTACGAGAATCCGCTCGATCACTTTCTTTCCCTGCTGATCGATCTGCTGATCTTCTTCGCAAAGTCCATCTACTACACACTGGAAACGATCGTGCTGACGCTAACGCCGTACCAGTTTCGGAAGCTAAAG GACGTATCCGGACAGGTGGTGCTGATTacgggcggcggtggcggtgtggGCCGACAGTTGGCACTGAACTTTGCACGGCTCCGAGCCCGCGTGGTCATCTGGGACATAAACAAGGATG CACTGCAGGGCACGGTGGACGCCCTGGAGGCGGAAGGTTACCGCTGCCGGGCCTATCTGGTGGACATTTCCGAGCGCGAGCGGGTGTACGAAGCGGCCAAGAAGGTGAAGCAGGAAGTGGGCAACGTGCAGGTGCTGATCAACAATGCCGGTATCGTCGCCTGCCGCACCCTCTGGGACCTGTCCGATAAGGCCATCGAGAGTACGTACGCCGTCAACATTCTGTCGCACTATTGG ACCACACGTGCCTTCCTGCCGGAAATGATGAACGGCAACAGTGGCCACATCGTTACGGTCAGCTCGGTTACTGGACTGCTCGGTACGTACGGCTGCACCGATTACAGTGCGACCAAGTTTGCCTGCGTAGGCTTCCACGAGTCCCTCTACTCGGAGCTGAAG ACTCACGGTTACGACAACATCCACATGACGCTGGTGTGTCCGTACTACATCAACACGGGCATGTTTGCGGGATGCAAGCCGCGCCTGTTTCCCATGCTCGAGCCGAAGTACGTCGCCGACAGTATGGTTCGCTCGATTCTCAAAAACGAGGTGAACTGCACGCTGCCGGACCACGTGCGCATGTTCCTGCCGCTCAAGTGTCTGCTGCCGGCGAAGATGTGCTGGGAGCTGATGTACCGCGTGGTGAAGGGCCCGGAATCGATGATGGGTTTCCGTGGCCGGGGCAAGGCAACGGCTGGATAG
- the LOC120955979 gene encoding chitin deacetylase 1 — protein MGLFLCYTLLTLAVTFTGNAHGGNLVKRSLKNTVLCLEDGRFYRNPDRPEHKMWTNAECAKYYLCLDGEVFEFKCSVGLLFDVSRQICDFKQNVDNCDVTAEKRVPKPLLENAKCEERSQLGCGDGTCLPNEYFCDGSVDCEDGSDEGWCDVENDPNAADPCDLSVCELPDCFCSKDGTVIPGRLERYHTPQMILLTFDDAINFENWELYTEKIFTPGRKNPNGCPIRATFFISHQYTNYAQVQRAWNDGHEIAVHSITHRGPEEWWSRNATIEDWFDEMVGQANIINRFSNVRMEELRGMRVPFLRVGWNRQFLMMKEFGFVYDSSMVAPFSNPPLWPYTLDYKMPHACNGNNQYCPSRSYPGIWELVMNQLEAGEYTCGMVDTCPPHMNGEDVYRMFVHNFKRHYHSNRAPLGLYFHSTWFRKQEYLDAFLRFLDDMAKYPDVYFVTNHQAIEWMRNPTTSNQLGHFEPWQCRPKQLDPQEQACNLPRTCKLHSRVLQQDRYLSTCNECPAQYPWIRNEFGLD, from the exons ATGGGTCTATTTTTATGCTACACGCTGCTGACGCTCGCGGTCACTTTCACTGGAAATG CGCACGGTGGCAATCTGGTGAAGCGGAGTCTCAAAAACACGGTTCTCTGCCTCGAGGATGGACGGTTTTACAG AAATCCGGACCGACCCGAGCACAAGATGTGGACCAACGCCGAGTGTGCCAAGTACTATCTCTGCCTGGACGGGGAAGTGTTCGAGTTTAAGTGCTCCGTCGGGCTGCTGTTCGATGTGTCGCGGCAAATCTGCGACTTTAAGCAGAATGTGGACAACTGCGACGTTACGGCAG AGAAGCGCGTTCCCAAACCGCTGCTGGAAAATGCCAAATGCGAAGAGCGGTCTCAGCTGGGCTGCGGCGACGGGACGTGCCTACCGAACGAGTACTTCTGCGACGGTTCGGTCGACTGTGAGGACGGTTCGGACGAGGGCTGGTGCGACGTGGAGAACGATCCGAACGCGGCCGACCCGTGCGATCTGTCCGTGTGCGAGCTGCCGGACTGTTTCTGCTCCAAGGACGGTACGGTCATCCCGGGCCGGCTGGAGCGCTACCACACGCCGCAGATGATTCTGCTCACCTTCGACGATGCGATCAACTTCGAGAACTGGGAGCTGTACACGGAGAAGATCTTCACGCCGGGCCGCAAAAACCCGAACGGGTGTCCGATACGGGCGACGTTCTTCATCTCCCACCAGTACACCAACTACGCCCAGGTGCAGCGGGCGTGGAACGACGGGCACGAGATTGCGGTCCACTCGATCACGCACCGGGGGCCGGAGGAGTGGTGGTCGCGCAACGCCACCATCGAGGACTGGTTCGACGAGATGGTGGGCCAGGCGAACATTATCAATCGCTTCTCGAACGTGCGCATGGAGGAGCTGCGCGGGATGCGGGTGCCGTTCTTGCGCGTCGGCTGGAACAGGCAGTTTCTGATGATGAAGGAGTTTGGCTTCGTGTACGACTCGTCGATGGTGGCCCCGTTCTCGAATCCGCCGCTGTGGCCGTACACGCTCGACTACAAGATGCCGCACGCGTGCAACGGCAACAACCAGTACTGTCCGTCCCGCAGCTACCCGGGCATCTGGGAGCTGGTGATGAACCAGCTCGAGGCGGGCGAGTACACGTGCGGCATGGTGGACACCTGCCCGCCGCACATGAACGGCGAGGACGTGTACCGGATGTTTGTGCACAACTTTAAGCGCCACTATCACTCGAACCGGGCACCGCTGGGCCTGTACTTTCACTCCACGTGGTTCCGCAAGCAGGAGTATCTCGACGCTTTCCTG AGATTCCTGGACGATATGGCAAAGTATCCGGATGTGTACTTCGTCACCAACCATCAGGCGATCGAGTGGATGCGCAATCCGACCACCTCGAACCAGCTCGGCCACTTCGAGCCGTGGCAGTGCCGCCCGAAGCAGCTCGACCCGCAGGAGCAGGCGTGCAATCTGCCCCGCACCTGCAAGCTGCACAGTCGCGTCCTGCAGCAGGACCGCTACCTCTCCACCTGCAACGAATGTCCGGCACAGTATCCATGGATACGGAACGAGTTCGGATTGGACTGA
- the LOC120955978 gene encoding chitinase domain-containing protein 1: MLLHKTVLCVALAALFCHVAFATLSPSDKNKNKKVKELKVKTGPQPTNVYDRGLVQGEPSAKDIIVENAAYFQDTSLKLFEGKVLGFVTPWNNHGYDVAKLWGPKFDYVSPVWLQILRKGPKKYEVAGVHDIDDGWVKDVKKAGSTINNRVIPRVLFDKFTDRDFSQLLTYPEERTIVAKLLLATARKHRFDGLVLEVWSQLAARVEDSYLIGLVEEVCNTLTAASCDCILVIPPARKETYDLFSRKHFEALEPSVTAFSLMTYDFSSVQRPGANAPLYWVRNAVQHVCPDGVDRMREKRAKILVGLNMYGSDFTPNGGQPIVAHEYLALLKHLKGHLTYDEHDVENFFEVKTSNGRHMVFYPTLFSIDERLKLARELGTGISIWELGQGLDYFYDLF; the protein is encoded by the exons ATGCTGCTACATAAAACAGTGCTATGCGTGGCGCTTGCCGCACTGTTTTGCCATGTTGCCTTCGCTACCCTTTCGCCGTCCgataagaacaaaaacaagaaagtGAAGGAGCTTAAAGTAAAAACTGGCCCCCAGCCAACGAACGTGTACGACCGGGGGCTGGTGCAGGGAGAACCGTCCGCAAAGGACATCATAGTGGAGAATGCGGCCTACTTCCAGGACACGTCACTGAAGCTGTTCGAGGGCAAAGTACTCGGGTTTGTAACGCCG TGGAACAACCATGGATACGATGTGGCCAAATTGTGGGGTCCTAAATTTGACTACGTGTCACCGGTTTGGCTGCAAATCTTACGGAAAGGTCCGAAGAAGTACGAGGTAGCCGGTGTACACGATATCGACGATGGGTGGGTGAAGGACGTGAAGAAAGCGGGCTCAACGATCAATAATCGAG TTATTCCTCGCGTTCTGTTCGATAAGTTCACCGATCGGGACTTTTCGCAGCTCCTTACCTACCCGGAGGAACGTACCATCGTCGCGAAACTGCTGCTAGCAACTGCCCGGAAGCATCGGTTCGATGGTTTGGTGCTCGAAGTCTGGTCACAGCTGGCGGCGCGTGTCGAGGATAGCTATCTGATCGGGCTGGTGGAGGAAGTATGCAACACACTGACCGCGGCATCGTGCGATTGCATCCTGGTCATTCCGCCGGCACGCAAGGAAACGTACGACCTGTTCTCCCGCAAGCACTTTGAAGCGCTCGAACCATCGGTCACGGCGTTCTCCCTAATGACGTACGACTTTTCGAGCGTCCAGCGACCGGGAGCGAATGCCCCACTGTACTGGGTGCGGAATGCCGTCCAGCACGTGTGCCCCGACGGCGTGGACCGCATGAGGGAGAAGCGGGCCAAGATTCTGGTCGGACTGAACATGTACGGAAGTGATTTCACACCGAACGGTGGGCAACCGATAGTGGCGCACGAGTATTTGGCACTGCTCAAGCACCTGAAGGGCCACCTGACGTACGATGAGCATGATGTGGAGAATTTCTTCGAAGTGAA AACCTCCAACGGACGCCATATGGTATTCTATCCGACTCTGTTCTCCATAGACGAAAGGCTAAAGCTGGCCCGCGAGCTTGGCACCGGCATCTCGATCTGGGAGCTCGGGCAAGGGTTGGACTATTTTTATGACCTTTTCTAA
- the LOC120955982 gene encoding U6 snRNA-associated Sm-like protein LSm7 yields MSDKKPAASGNSTGGGGSGGGGGGGGDNKEKRRKESILDLSKYLEKTIRVKFAGGREAAGVLKGYDPLLNLVLDNTIEFLRDPDDYKLADDTRHLGLVVCRGTSVVLICPQDGMESIQNPFIAQEG; encoded by the exons ATGTCGGATAAGAAG CCAGCGGCATCCGGCAATTcgactggtggtggtggaagtggtggtggtggcggcggcggaggcgACAATAAAGAAAAGCGACGAAAGGAATCCATCCTCGATCTGAGCAAATATCTGGAGAAGACGATACGGGTCAAGTTTGCCGGTGGACGGGAAGCGGCCGGCGTGCTGAAGGGTTATGATCCGCTGCTGAACCTGGTGCTGGACAATACGATAGAGTTTTTGCGCGATCCGGACGATTACAAGCTGGCGGACGATACGCGGCACCTGGGGCTGGTGGTGTGCCGGGGCACGTCGGTGGTGTTGATCTGTCCGCAGGATGGCATGGAATCGATACAGAACCCCTTCATCGCCCAGGAAGGCTAG